From Pagrus major chromosome 9, Pma_NU_1.0, the proteins below share one genomic window:
- the fbxl3a gene encoding F-box/LRR-repeat protein 3, with translation MKRMKGGEEGGNSSSSNSSPEVCKKVRKQTEDSEAGVASGSPDSEWARLPQELLLHIFQYLPLLDRAYASQVCRGWNQAFHMPELWRCFEFELNQPASSYLKATHPDLIKQIIKRHSNHLQYVSFKVDSSTESAEAACDILSQLVNCSLKTLGLISTARPSFMEVPKSHFISALTVVFVNSKSLSSLKIDDTPVDDPSLKVLVANNSDTLKLLKMSSCPHVSPAGILCVADQCHGLRELALNYHLLSDELLLALSSEKHVHLEHLRIDVVSENPGQHFHTIKKSSWDAMVRHSPKFNLVMYFFLYEDEFGPFFNDEIPVTHLYFGRSVSKEVLGRVGLHCPRLVELVVCANGLRPLDEELIRIAKHCNQLSAIGLGECEVSCSAFVEFVKMCGRRLSQLSIMEEVLIPDHKYTLDEIHWEVSKHLGRVWFPDMMPTW, from the exons ATGAAGCGTatgaaaggaggagaggagggaggcaaCAGCTCCTCCAGTAACAGCTCACCGGAGGTTTGCAAGAAGGTGCGGAAGCAGACCGAGGACTCTGAGGCAGGGGTGGCCAGCGGGTCCCCAGACAGTGAATGGGCAAGACTGCCTCAGGAACTCCTGCTACACATCTTCCAGTACCTTCCACTGCTGGATCGGGCTTATGCCTCTCAAGTGTGCCGTGGGTGGAACCAGGCTTTCCACATGCCGGAGCTGTGGAGGTGCTTTGAGTTTGAGCTtaaccagccagccagctctTACCTGAAAGCCACACATCCAGACCTCATCAAACAGATCATAAAGAGGCACTCCAACCACCTGCAGTATGTCAGCTTCAAG GTGGACAGTAGTACAGAGTCTGCAGAGGCAGCATGTGACATTCTTTCACAGTTGGTGAATTGCTCGCTGAAGACCTTGGGGCTCATCTCTACAGCCAGGCCCAGCTTCATGGAGGTTCCAAAG TCTCATTTCATCTCAGCTCTGACTGTAGTGTTCGTCAACTCCAAATCATTGTCTTCGCTGAAGATTGACGACACGCCAGTGGATGATCCATCTCTGAAGGTGCTGGTGGCCAATAACAGTGACACCCTGAAGCTGCTGAAGATGAGCAGCTGCCCTCACGTCTCCCCAGCAG GGATCCTGTGTGTGGCAGACCAGTGTCACGGGCTGAGAGAGCTCGCATTGAACTACCACCTCCTGAGTGATGAACTCCTGCTGGCCCTCTCCTCTGAGAAACACGTCCACCTGGAACACCTGCGGATTGATGTGGTGAGCGAGAATCCTGGCCAGCACTTCCACACCATCAAGAAGAGCAGCTGGGATGCCATGGTGCGACACTCGCCTAAATTCAACCTGGTTATGTACTTCTTCCTCTATGAGGACGAGTTTGGCCCTTTCTTTAACGACGAGATCCCCGTCACACACCTCTACTTTGGTCGCTCGGTCAGTAAGGAGGTGTTGGGCCGCGTTGGCCTCCACTGCCCTCGTCTGGTGGAGCTGGTGGTGTGCGCCAATGGCCTGCGTCCTCTGGATGAGGAGCTGATCCGCATCGCAAAGCACTGCAACcagctgtcagccatcggcCTGGGCGAGTGCGAGGTTTCCTGTAGTGCTTTTGTGGAGTTTGTCAAGATGTGTGGCCGGAGGCTCTCCCAGCTGTCCATCATGGAGGAGGTGCTGATCCCAGATCACAAATACACCCTGGATGAGATCCACTGGGAGGTTTCAAAGCACCTAGGCCGAGTATGGTTCCCAGACATGATGCCGACCTGGTAA